A window of Dehalococcoidia bacterium contains these coding sequences:
- a CDS encoding MFS transporter → MSVKSEAAGFYGWWLLPILCLVYSIPIGFALYGPPVIYTFMVQDLGWQRGEVNVGYSIIGIMLGMGALVIPWLINRFGPRKTLAIGGVVITVFCVLMAWMAQICVTIFGHSYPVVYWVICFFVGLGLSFSSVVPVQALVLLWFNVHRALALGLVLGGGAIGGFIYPQIVSNCIVSFGNDWRVGWYVIALACLAGAVIALIAVRNRPEDLGQHPDGLSPQAEQTAVAHARHRMVKTYRTPINWNFRDAVRTRALWLIVGATGLIYFLWQAVLTQTPAHMLDRGFLPTDPQLIFHPAFIYGLILACSIIGRLSISFLGEKIETRYLIAIAGFSLLVGGVLFTIASKDTLWAVYIFPLLSGFGFGAAYVATPLIVGNYFGAAHFPSISRITNPVNSIFQFMSPAFAGFMFDIYGNYDAAMLIGCVGGLIGVVLILFCTPPKPHKGASR, encoded by the coding sequence ATGTCTGTAAAAAGCGAGGCTGCCGGTTTTTACGGCTGGTGGCTGCTTCCCATCCTCTGCCTGGTATACTCCATCCCCATCGGCTTCGCGCTTTACGGTCCGCCCGTCATCTATACCTTTATGGTGCAGGACCTGGGCTGGCAGCGCGGAGAGGTAAATGTCGGCTACTCCATCATCGGCATCATGCTGGGCATGGGCGCGCTGGTTATACCATGGCTGATCAACCGTTTCGGCCCGAGAAAGACACTGGCCATCGGCGGCGTGGTCATCACTGTATTCTGCGTGTTGATGGCATGGATGGCGCAGATCTGTGTAACCATCTTCGGGCATTCTTACCCTGTCGTATACTGGGTCATTTGTTTCTTCGTGGGCCTGGGGCTCTCCTTCAGCTCCGTGGTACCGGTGCAGGCGCTGGTGCTTCTGTGGTTCAATGTGCACAGGGCGCTGGCTCTGGGGCTGGTGCTGGGTGGAGGCGCCATCGGCGGCTTCATCTACCCCCAGATCGTAAGCAACTGCATCGTCAGCTTCGGCAATGACTGGCGCGTGGGCTGGTACGTCATAGCGCTGGCCTGCCTGGCCGGCGCCGTCATAGCCCTGATCGCGGTGCGCAACCGTCCCGAGGACCTGGGCCAGCATCCGGACGGCTTATCTCCCCAGGCGGAGCAGACGGCCGTTGCCCATGCCAGGCACCGGATGGTCAAGACCTACCGCACCCCGATTAACTGGAATTTCCGGGACGCCGTCAGGACACGCGCTCTCTGGCTGATCGTGGGCGCCACGGGCCTGATCTATTTCCTCTGGCAGGCCGTGCTGACGCAGACCCCCGCCCATATGCTTGACCGCGGCTTCTTGCCCACCGACCCGCAGCTCATATTCCACCCTGCCTTTATCTACGGGCTGATACTGGCCTGCAGCATCATCGGGCGGCTGAGCATATCGTTTCTGGGCGAGAAAATAGAGACACGATATCTGATAGCCATCGCCGGTTTCTCTCTGCTGGTGGGCGGCGTGCTTTTCACCATCGCATCGAAAGATACCCTGTGGGCCGTATATATTTTCCCGCTGCTGTCGGGATTCGGCTTCGGGGCGGCCTATGTGGCAACGCCTCTTATAGTGGGCAATTACTTTGGCGCGGCACATTTCCCCAGCATCAGCAGGATCACCAACCCGGTCAACTCGATCTTCCAGTTCATGTCGCCGGCCTTCGCCGGCTTCATGTTCGATATCTACGGCAACTACGATGCGGCCATGCTCATCGGCTGCGTGGGCGGTCTGATCGGCGTGGTCCTCATACTCTTCTGCACTCCACCCAAACCGCACAAAGGCGCATCCCGCTGA
- a CDS encoding enoyl-CoA hydratase/isomerase family protein: MQFKTVAHSEKDGILSVKLNRPEKRNAMNFDLIKEVQQCFAEVATGASVEVVLLSGEGKCFSGGTDLNSFQVGMSAADLRRGVRMFQAMFNEIELLEKPVIALIHNYCFGGALEMALACDLRICTPEATFNIPEVNMGMVPDGGGSQRLSRVVGVGRAKELILTGKTIGADKAERWGLVNEIVKFEDLEKTGVAWAKEIMANGMVSVGLAKRNVDMSYNMSIHDALECAGMAQSLAMSDPNFIKRVEQRFLDRVKSKKA; encoded by the coding sequence ATGCAATTCAAGACAGTTGCCCACAGCGAAAAGGACGGCATCCTCAGCGTAAAATTAAACAGGCCCGAGAAGAGGAACGCCATGAACTTCGATCTGATCAAAGAGGTTCAGCAGTGCTTCGCCGAGGTGGCGACCGGGGCCTCAGTGGAGGTCGTGCTGCTGTCAGGCGAGGGGAAGTGTTTCTCCGGCGGCACCGACCTGAACTCATTCCAGGTGGGGATGAGCGCCGCGGACCTCCGCCGGGGCGTACGCATGTTCCAGGCCATGTTCAACGAGATAGAGCTGCTGGAGAAGCCGGTTATCGCCCTCATCCATAACTACTGTTTCGGCGGAGCGCTGGAGATGGCGCTGGCCTGCGATCTGAGGATCTGCACCCCCGAAGCCACCTTCAACATACCCGAGGTGAACATGGGCATGGTGCCGGACGGCGGCGGCAGCCAGCGTCTCTCCCGCGTGGTGGGCGTGGGACGGGCCAAGGAGCTGATATTGACCGGCAAGACTATTGGCGCCGATAAGGCCGAGCGCTGGGGGCTGGTCAACGAGATCGTCAAATTCGAGGACCTGGAGAAAACAGGCGTCGCCTGGGCCAAAGAGATCATGGCCAACGGCATGGTCAGCGTGGGGCTGGCCAAGCGCAACGTCGACATGAGCTACAACATGAGCATACATGATGCGCTGGAATGCGCGGGCATGGCGCAGAGCCTGGCGATGTCCGATCCCAACTTTATCAAAAGGGTCGAGCAGCGCTTCCTCGACAGGGTGAAGAGTAAAAAGGCCTGA
- a CDS encoding enoyl-CoA hydratase/isomerase family protein has translation MQFETLAYTEKDGILHVKLNRPDKRNAINPQMFWDIEKCFAEVASRPSVGAVLLSGEGKGFSAGTDLTAFQAGGSQQDIRRFVRMAQRAYNEIEYLEKAVIALIHNFCLGIACEMALACDLRICSPEATFCIPEVVMGLVPDDGASQRLPRMVGVGRAKELILTGKTIGAEKAERWGMVNEVVKQEDLEKTGIAWAKQIASNGPIGVGLAKRNIDMSMNMSVADGLECAGMAQSLGFSDPEFITRIQKRLEERTKGKKS, from the coding sequence ATGCAATTCGAGACTCTTGCCTACACCGAAAAGGACGGCATTCTCCACGTAAAACTGAACAGGCCTGATAAAAGGAACGCCATCAACCCCCAGATGTTCTGGGACATCGAGAAATGCTTCGCAGAGGTGGCGTCGCGTCCCAGCGTAGGAGCCGTGCTGCTCTCGGGCGAAGGCAAGGGATTCTCGGCCGGCACGGACCTGACCGCCTTCCAGGCCGGCGGAAGCCAGCAGGATATCCGCAGGTTCGTGAGGATGGCACAGCGGGCTTACAACGAGATCGAATACCTCGAGAAGGCGGTCATCGCGCTGATCCACAACTTCTGCCTGGGCATCGCCTGCGAGATGGCTCTGGCCTGCGACCTGAGGATCTGCAGCCCCGAGGCTACGTTCTGTATACCCGAGGTAGTGATGGGACTGGTGCCCGACGACGGCGCCAGCCAGCGTTTGCCTCGCATGGTGGGAGTGGGCAGGGCCAAGGAACTGATACTGACCGGCAAGACTATTGGTGCTGAAAAAGCGGAGAGGTGGGGCATGGTCAACGAGGTGGTCAAACAGGAGGACCTGGAGAAAACCGGCATCGCCTGGGCCAAACAAATCGCGAGCAACGGCCCCATCGGCGTTGGCCTGGCCAAGCGCAACATCGATATGAGCATGAACATGAGCGTGGCCGACGGTCTGGAATGCGCCGGCATGGCGCAGAGCCTGGGCTTCTCCGATCCCGAGTTTATCACCAGGATCCAGAAGCGGCTGGAGGAGAGGACCAAAGGCAAGAAGTCCTGA
- a CDS encoding epoxyqueuosine reductase QueH: protein MNVVLHICCGVCAAGAADVLLNEGHQVTGYFYNPNIYPEEEYRRRLEAVQRVADKLQFTLAAGPYDFETWNKLTAGMGDEPEGGSRCSVCYRLRLAKAFDFMRERGADAFTSTLTISPHKQAAEINRIGKEIGGDRYMARDFKKKDGFKRSMEMARSWGLYRQNYCGCIYSLRESCK, encoded by the coding sequence ATGAATGTTGTACTGCATATCTGTTGCGGCGTCTGCGCGGCGGGCGCCGCCGATGTGCTTTTAAACGAGGGCCATCAGGTCACCGGCTATTTCTATAATCCCAATATCTACCCCGAAGAGGAGTACCGCCGCAGGCTGGAGGCAGTGCAGCGAGTTGCCGATAAGCTCCAATTCACGCTGGCGGCCGGGCCTTACGACTTCGAGACCTGGAACAAGCTAACGGCGGGGATGGGAGATGAGCCCGAGGGAGGTTCGCGCTGCTCCGTCTGCTACCGGCTGCGCCTCGCAAAGGCCTTCGATTTCATGCGGGAAAGAGGGGCGGATGCCTTCACCTCTACCTTAACCATCAGCCCGCATAAACAGGCGGCGGAGATCAACCGCATCGGGAAAGAGATAGGCGGAGACAGGTATATGGCGAGGGACTTCAAGAAGAAGGATGGTTTCAAGAGGTCGATGGAGATGGCGAGGAGCTGGGGGCTTTACCGACAGAACTACTGCGGGTGCATCTACAGCCTGCGGGAGTCATGCAAATGA
- a CDS encoding glycosyl hydrolase family 18 protein — MLILPGCIGTNPSNSGASCRPFTIFPATRLTYGFWPYWMHPYAYQPDWNCLDYVCYFSLDANADGTLNKDNIEAEYYIVRDAAHSQKIKVPLALTCFDQDTQDEILAYHRDELVNNMARKLQDLGADGVCIDFEAVRDSNSLTHGSNTDLMQSFMMKLHDTLKGINSDYHISFCVLGNVEKVYRNSALSKYTDAVILMGYEYHWSTSPVTGAISPYNDPNQLSVGDSVDTLKKYYPSNMIILGLPFYGYDWPCTSGEPAARTTGEGAIVYMNSAIANAKMYGRLWDSDTHTPWYKYQSQDVWHQCWYDDEESLGLKFDYINSAQLAGPGFWALGYEGSDAEIWSVIKQKFNRR; from the coding sequence ATGTTAATACTGCCGGGCTGTATCGGAACTAATCCCTCTAACTCTGGTGCGAGTTGCCGGCCTTTCACCATTTTTCCTGCGACCAGGCTCACGTATGGTTTCTGGCCCTACTGGATGCATCCTTATGCATATCAACCAGACTGGAATTGCCTGGATTACGTCTGTTATTTCTCTCTGGATGCTAATGCCGACGGAACATTAAATAAGGACAATATCGAAGCAGAATACTACATTGTCAGGGATGCCGCCCATTCACAAAAGATAAAGGTCCCTCTGGCCCTCACCTGTTTTGACCAGGACACTCAGGATGAGATACTCGCCTATCATAGAGATGAGCTGGTAAATAATATGGCGCGAAAACTGCAAGACCTTGGCGCCGACGGTGTCTGCATAGACTTCGAAGCTGTGAGAGATAGTAATTCGTTAACTCATGGCTCCAATACAGATTTAATGCAGAGCTTCATGATGAAATTGCACGATACCCTTAAGGGTATAAACAGCGACTACCATATATCGTTTTGCGTACTGGGTAATGTAGAAAAAGTGTACCGGAACAGTGCTTTGTCAAAATATACGGATGCCGTGATCCTCATGGGGTATGAGTACCACTGGTCAACAAGCCCGGTAACAGGAGCTATTTCTCCTTATAACGATCCGAACCAGCTGAGTGTTGGCGACTCTGTAGACACACTTAAGAAATATTATCCTTCAAATATGATAATCCTGGGATTGCCCTTCTATGGTTATGATTGGCCCTGCACGTCGGGTGAACCTGCGGCACGCACTACTGGAGAAGGAGCTATTGTTTATATGAATTCGGCCATTGCCAATGCCAAAATGTACGGAAGACTCTGGGATTCCGACACACATACACCCTGGTATAAGTACCAATCTCAGGATGTGTGGCATCAATGCTGGTACGATGATGAAGAATCGCTGGGCTTGAAATTTGACTATATTAATTCTGCGCAGCTTGCCGGCCCGGGTTTCTGGGCGCTGGGCTATGAAGGGTCCGATGCGGAGATATGGAGTGTAATAAAACAGAAGTTCAACCGGCGTTAG
- a CDS encoding DUF6485 family protein: MRECKISNNKTICNCTYEPCSRKGICCECIVYHREAGELPACYFPPEIERTYDRSIERFISLHGKKQR, from the coding sequence ATGCGCGAGTGCAAGATAAGCAACAACAAGACTATTTGTAATTGCACGTATGAGCCGTGCTCCCGCAAGGGCATCTGCTGCGAATGTATCGTTTACCACAGGGAAGCCGGCGAATTGCCCGCCTGCTACTTCCCGCCTGAGATAGAGCGCACCTATGACCGGTCAATAGAGCGGTTCATTTCTCTCCACGGGAAAAAGCAGCGCTGA
- a CDS encoding dCMP deaminase family protein, with protein sequence MERPSLDEYFLKIAAVVAERATCRRHHVGAVTVKNKHILSTGYNGAAAGVKDCLELGCLRDELNIPSGTRHEICRGIHAEQNAIIQASLHGVSLEGSTIYCTHSPCILCAKMLANARIKRFVTFGKYADDAFLELFKEAGIGYDLKPRPSFSITPLD encoded by the coding sequence ATCGAAAGGCCGTCGCTGGATGAGTATTTCCTTAAGATAGCCGCCGTGGTAGCCGAGAGGGCTACCTGCCGGCGCCATCACGTGGGGGCCGTCACCGTCAAGAACAAGCACATACTTTCCACCGGTTATAACGGCGCCGCCGCCGGGGTTAAAGATTGTTTGGAGCTGGGTTGCCTGAGGGACGAGCTGAATATCCCATCGGGTACCAGGCATGAAATCTGCAGGGGCATACATGCCGAGCAGAACGCCATCATCCAGGCGTCGCTGCACGGCGTCAGCCTGGAGGGCTCGACCATTTACTGCACGCATTCCCCCTGTATACTCTGCGCCAAGATGCTGGCCAACGCGCGTATCAAGCGCTTCGTCACCTTCGGCAAGTATGCTGACGATGCCTTTCTGGAGCTGTTCAAGGAGGCCGGCATCGGGTACGACCTGAAGCCCAGGCCGTCTTTTAGCATCACGCCCCTCGATTAA
- a CDS encoding AAA family ATPase: MNVVALVGMPGSGKSEVARVFHRHGFVTVRFGDITDEEVRKRGLKLDEENERQAREDLRKKHGMAAYAILNLPRIEDALQKSNVVIDGLYSWEEYKYLKDRLGGRLRIVAVWSSPDIRYARLKGRAVRPLTADQAGSRDYAEIENVNKGGPIAMADYTIVNNGTLQTLVEQADKIVQVLK, encoded by the coding sequence GTGAATGTAGTAGCGCTGGTCGGCATGCCGGGCTCCGGGAAATCGGAGGTAGCCCGTGTCTTTCACAGGCACGGCTTTGTCACTGTCAGGTTTGGAGATATCACGGATGAGGAGGTGCGTAAAAGGGGCCTCAAGCTTGACGAGGAGAATGAAAGGCAGGCCAGGGAGGACCTGAGGAAAAAGCACGGCATGGCGGCCTATGCCATACTCAACCTGCCGCGCATCGAGGATGCCTTGCAGAAGTCCAATGTCGTGATAGACGGCCTGTACTCCTGGGAGGAGTACAAGTACCTCAAGGACAGGCTGGGCGGCAGATTGCGCATAGTAGCCGTCTGGTCCTCGCCCGACATCCGTTACGCCAGGCTGAAAGGCAGGGCGGTGCGGCCTCTCACAGCGGATCAGGCCGGGTCGCGTGACTACGCCGAGATAGAGAACGTGAACAAGGGCGGTCCCATCGCCATGGCCGATTACACCATCGTAAATAATGGTACACTGCAAACGTTGGTGGAACAGGCTGATAAAATAGTACAGGTGCTCAAGTGA
- a CDS encoding DUF5679 domain-containing protein: MDAYCMKCRAKREMKNAKAIKMKNGKPATQGVCAKCGTKMFRIGKA; encoded by the coding sequence ATGGACGCTTATTGCATGAAATGCAGAGCCAAGAGGGAAATGAAGAACGCCAAGGCCATTAAAATGAAGAATGGCAAACCGGCAACCCAGGGTGTCTGCGCCAAATGCGGCACCAAGATGTTCCGCATCGGCAAAGCCTAA
- a CDS encoding MFS transporter — translation MPATNRPTAEVVSNDPTGIARVFRALRYRNYRLFFIGQGISLIGTWMQQVAMSWLVYSLTNSAWLLGVVAFSGLISNFLLTPFAGVLVDRLDRHRILVVTQALAMLQALTLAAVVLTGSAAVWNLILLSIALGLINAFDMPTRQSFVLDMVYNREDLGNAIALNSSLFNAARLIGPSIAGVLVALVGEGLCFLINGISFIAVIACLLAMRMAPTPARVAKGDFFSGMKDGANYAFGFPPVKYIIILLAFSALVAMPYPVLMPVFAGEILQGGANTLGFLMAAAGVGALAGAIYLASRKNVFGLDKIIVLSSCSFGVGLICFSFSRLVVLSMLFMAVTGFGMVVQLAASNTILQTIADDDKRGRVMSIFVMSFMGLAPFGSLLYGGLADVIGAPYTLLIGGVCVLTGGMIFARKFSSVKDMVHRAYVKKGLMPDK, via the coding sequence GTGCCTGCCACAAACCGTCCGACTGCCGAGGTCGTTTCCAACGATCCCACCGGGATAGCGCGCGTCTTCCGGGCGTTGCGCTACCGCAACTACCGGCTGTTTTTCATCGGGCAGGGCATATCGCTGATCGGCACGTGGATGCAGCAGGTGGCCATGAGCTGGCTGGTGTACAGCCTGACCAATTCCGCCTGGCTGCTGGGCGTGGTGGCCTTTTCGGGCCTGATCAGCAACTTCCTGCTGACACCCTTTGCCGGGGTATTGGTCGATCGCCTGGACCGCCATCGTATACTGGTGGTTACGCAGGCGCTGGCCATGCTGCAGGCTTTAACGCTGGCGGCGGTCGTACTGACGGGATCGGCTGCGGTCTGGAACCTGATCCTGCTGAGCATAGCGCTGGGGCTGATCAATGCCTTCGACATGCCCACCCGCCAGTCTTTCGTTTTGGATATGGTGTACAACCGCGAGGACCTGGGCAACGCCATCGCCCTCAACTCCTCCCTGTTTAATGCCGCCAGGCTGATCGGGCCATCCATAGCCGGAGTGCTGGTGGCGCTGGTGGGCGAAGGTCTCTGTTTCCTGATAAACGGTATCAGCTTCATCGCGGTCATCGCCTGCCTGCTGGCCATGCGGATGGCGCCGACCCCGGCCAGGGTAGCAAAGGGGGATTTCTTCAGCGGCATGAAGGACGGCGCGAATTACGCCTTCGGCTTTCCGCCCGTGAAATACATCATAATATTGCTGGCCTTCTCCGCACTGGTGGCCATGCCCTATCCTGTGCTTATGCCTGTGTTCGCCGGGGAGATATTGCAGGGAGGGGCCAATACGCTGGGTTTCCTGATGGCGGCAGCAGGGGTGGGCGCCCTGGCGGGCGCGATCTATCTGGCCTCGCGTAAGAATGTGTTCGGCCTCGATAAGATTATAGTGCTATCATCCTGCAGCTTCGGCGTCGGCCTGATATGTTTTTCCTTTTCCCGTCTGGTGGTGCTTTCCATGCTGTTTATGGCGGTAACCGGCTTCGGCATGGTGGTGCAGCTGGCAGCCAGCAACACCATCCTCCAGACGATTGCCGATGACGATAAGCGGGGACGCGTCATGAGCATCTTTGTCATGTCGTTCATGGGGCTGGCCCCCTTCGGCAGCCTGCTCTATGGAGGGCTGGCCGATGTAATCGGCGCGCCCTATACTCTTCTTATTGGAGGGGTTTGTGTCCTTACCGGGGGCATGATATTTGCGCGCAAATTCTCGTCTGTCAAAGATATGGTGCACCGGGCTTACGTCAAGAAAGGATTGATGCCGGATAAATGA
- a CDS encoding nitroreductase, producing the protein MDVLETINRRHSARAFKPDPIPQDILKKIVEGALRAPSASNSQPWEFAIVSGAKLDEIKQAFIDNSTKMPNLDVPISLQYPEPWKSRRQAVMAGVLEKLGVAREDKQKRLEWQMFGFRLWGAPTCIYIMIDSEFHHADNGTNIWNIFDCGLVAQNIMLLATAHGLSTIPALMPVLYPDVLRSILGLLPSKLMVMGIPIGYEDDKNPANKFRSSREPFERVARFYT; encoded by the coding sequence ATGGATGTACTGGAAACTATTAACAGGAGACACTCCGCGCGGGCTTTCAAACCCGACCCCATCCCTCAGGACATTCTTAAGAAGATCGTCGAAGGGGCCCTGCGCGCCCCCTCCGCCTCCAACAGCCAGCCCTGGGAATTCGCCATCGTCAGCGGCGCGAAGCTGGATGAGATCAAGCAGGCCTTCATCGACAATTCCACAAAGATGCCCAACCTTGATGTCCCCATATCTTTACAGTACCCGGAGCCCTGGAAATCGCGGCGCCAGGCCGTCATGGCCGGCGTGCTGGAGAAGCTGGGTGTGGCGCGCGAGGACAAGCAGAAGCGCCTGGAATGGCAGATGTTCGGCTTCAGGCTGTGGGGCGCTCCGACCTGTATATATATCATGATCGACAGCGAGTTCCACCACGCGGACAACGGGACGAATATATGGAACATCTTCGACTGCGGACTTGTCGCCCAGAACATCATGCTGCTGGCCACCGCGCACGGGCTGAGCACAATTCCGGCCCTGATGCCCGTGCTCTACCCCGACGTGCTGCGCAGCATACTTGGCCTGTTGCCCTCCAAACTGATGGTGATGGGCATCCCCATCGGCTACGAGGATGATAAAAATCCAGCCAACAAGTTCCGCAGCAGCCGCGAGCCGTTTGAAAGGGTGGCCAGGTTCTACACTTAA
- a CDS encoding penicillin acylase family protein, translating into MKKKGGAGKAGKIVLFVILALIVLLFGGGFIYYQSIINSPQPKIDGELQAKGLRDSVDIIRDDSGVPHIYAKNMHDLYFAQGYTQAQDRWWQMEFFRKTCGGRIEELTGKKAGLVNTDIYLRSLGLYAVCQKEYDSWTPEQRAPLDAFSEGVNAYISGRSPAQLSVNYSILGLTGVKFKVDAWSPLDTLSFAKLMAWDLGLSRDPEVMRSRLYDVMEAEMAEQWLVPAWPHGYKPTILTDDDIQVIEESAAVMSTSVDVGSLPAAPGKIYEVLVPDLTQITGGLEGTGSNSWVASGNMTAGGKALLANDPHLGIAQPSIWYEVGLHCPDDGTGYPFDVSGFTFAANPGVVCGHNNDIAWGTTNVYPDVNDQYIIRVNPDNPLQYEWDGKWRDMTVRDETISFGDGKPAITVKVRETHLGPITNDNKYDAKTGQTAGFNNKDPLALHWTALEPSRISLAILGLNTARNWQEFRDALQYWDVPSQSLIYADTQGNIGYQMPGKIPVRPANYTGQLPAPGWTSEYEWKGYIPYDLMPRAYNPARNYIVAANQEVAPPQYYEFLNQQLGPDVNANFGSKYNKWVYGYRSQRINELIKQLAPNPVATYQTIQGDVKSLPAGEVLPYLAGLKFDDPELSDARDWLLKWDLLCSEDSAQAALYNEFWMRLMRNLFQDQLGDAAKTDGVDKEMWAVNLLMQNPNDAWWDNAATADKKETRDEILAQSFKEGYAAAVADMGKDRSQWKWGKLHKATFVSNPLGASGIAPIESLVNQGPVPVGGNTECVNNEMWYVSKGNFSITLIPSMRLIVDMSDFGKSVSMNSTGQGGNPGNLWYGSMIPPWARVQYHPMPWTREQVEADAAHRLMLNP; encoded by the coding sequence GTGAAGAAAAAAGGCGGCGCCGGCAAGGCCGGCAAGATCGTATTGTTCGTTATCCTGGCCCTGATTGTGCTGCTGTTTGGAGGGGGCTTCATCTACTATCAATCGATTATTAACAGCCCGCAGCCGAAAATAGACGGCGAACTGCAGGCCAAAGGGCTGCGGGACAGCGTCGATATCATCCGCGACGACAGCGGCGTCCCGCATATCTACGCCAAAAATATGCACGACCTCTACTTCGCGCAGGGTTACACGCAAGCGCAGGACCGCTGGTGGCAGATGGAGTTCTTCCGCAAGACCTGCGGCGGCCGCATCGAAGAGCTGACGGGCAAGAAGGCCGGCCTGGTCAATACCGATATATATCTCCGCTCGCTGGGCCTCTACGCTGTCTGCCAGAAGGAGTACGACTCCTGGACGCCGGAGCAGCGCGCCCCGCTGGACGCTTTCAGCGAGGGAGTCAACGCCTATATATCCGGCAGGAGCCCCGCGCAGCTGTCGGTGAACTACTCCATCCTGGGGTTGACCGGCGTGAAGTTTAAGGTCGACGCCTGGAGCCCGCTTGATACCCTCTCCTTCGCCAAGCTGATGGCCTGGGACCTGGGGCTCAGCCGCGATCCCGAGGTGATGCGCAGCAGGCTATATGATGTGATGGAAGCCGAAATGGCCGAGCAATGGCTGGTGCCGGCCTGGCCTCACGGCTACAAGCCCACCATATTGACGGACGATGATATCCAGGTTATCGAGGAATCGGCGGCGGTGATGTCGACCTCCGTCGACGTCGGTTCCCTGCCTGCCGCGCCGGGCAAAATCTACGAGGTGCTGGTCCCCGATCTCACTCAAATAACCGGCGGCTTGGAGGGCACGGGCAGCAACAGCTGGGTGGCCTCCGGCAACATGACCGCCGGCGGCAAGGCGCTGCTGGCCAACGACCCGCACCTGGGCATCGCCCAGCCTTCCATCTGGTACGAGGTGGGCCTGCACTGCCCGGACGACGGCACGGGGTATCCATTCGACGTCTCGGGCTTCACCTTCGCCGCCAATCCGGGGGTTGTCTGCGGTCACAATAACGACATCGCCTGGGGCACTACCAACGTCTACCCCGATGTCAACGACCAGTACATCATCCGGGTGAATCCGGATAATCCCCTCCAGTACGAATGGGACGGGAAATGGCGGGACATGACCGTCAGGGATGAGACGATCTCCTTCGGCGACGGTAAGCCGGCCATAACGGTCAAGGTCCGTGAGACCCACCTGGGCCCCATCACCAACGATAACAAATATGACGCCAAGACCGGCCAGACGGCCGGGTTCAACAATAAAGATCCACTGGCCCTGCACTGGACGGCGCTGGAGCCCAGCCGCATCTCGCTGGCCATCCTCGGGCTCAATACGGCCAGGAACTGGCAGGAGTTCCGCGATGCGCTACAATACTGGGACGTGCCTTCGCAAAGCCTGATCTACGCGGACACGCAGGGCAACATCGGCTACCAGATGCCCGGCAAAATACCCGTCCGCCCCGCCAACTACACGGGACAGCTGCCGGCGCCGGGCTGGACCAGCGAATACGAGTGGAAAGGCTACATACCCTACGACCTGATGCCACGCGCTTACAATCCGGCGCGTAACTACATAGTAGCGGCCAACCAGGAGGTCGCTCCCCCGCAATACTATGAGTTCCTCAATCAACAGCTGGGACCGGACGTGAACGCCAATTTCGGCAGCAAGTACAACAAATGGGTCTACGGCTATCGCAGCCAGCGCATCAACGAACTGATCAAACAGCTCGCCCCCAATCCGGTCGCCACGTATCAGACCATACAGGGTGATGTTAAATCCCTGCCCGCCGGCGAGGTATTGCCTTACCTGGCCGGGCTGAAGTTCGATGACCCGGAGTTGAGCGACGCCAGGGACTGGCTGCTCAAATGGGACCTACTCTGCAGCGAGGACAGTGCCCAGGCTGCGCTTTATAACGAATTCTGGATGCGCCTGATGCGCAACCTGTTCCAGGACCAGCTGGGAGACGCCGCCAAAACGGACGGCGTGGACAAGGAAATGTGGGCCGTCAACCTGTTGATGCAGAACCCCAACGACGCCTGGTGGGATAATGCTGCGACGGCCGATAAGAAGGAGACACGCGATGAGATACTGGCGCAATCGTTCAAGGAGGGCTATGCGGCCGCCGTGGCCGACATGGGCAAGGACCGCAGCCAGTGGAAGTGGGGAAAACTACATAAAGCGACCTTCGTCAGCAACCCGCTGGGCGCCAGCGGGATAGCTCCCATCGAGTCGCTGGTCAACCAGGGTCCTGTGCCTGTGGGAGGCAACACCGAGTGTGTCAACAACGAGATGTGGTATGTCAGCAAGGGAAATTTCAGCATCACACTCATCCCTTCCATGCGTCTGATAGTCGATATGTCGGACTTCGGCAAAAGCGTGAGCATGAACTCCACCGGCCAGGGCGGCAATCCGGGCAATCTCTGGTACGGCAGCATGATACCGCCGTGGGCCAGGGTCCAATACCATCCCATGCCATGGACCCGTGAACAGGTGGAGGCCGACGCGGCACACAGGCTTATGCTAAATCCGTAG